Proteins from one Holophagales bacterium genomic window:
- a CDS encoding FHA domain-containing protein — protein MARPHSTADDAASHRAVLTVEEDGVRHTFHLDGTSTVGREPGCDVLLNSPTVSRRHALVAPNGDGWIVRDLGSGNGTFLDARRVDEAPLPNGVAIRFGSVPAWFEEQPEAPLTSSQRIQRTLTQTLSIQPAKRTRKKACVACLAGGIVLLLGASIWHRGCDSRESGASRPADSSRPAASAPAGG, from the coding sequence ATGGCGAGACCACACTCCACTGCCGACGACGCCGCGTCCCACCGTGCCGTCCTCACGGTCGAGGAGGACGGCGTGAGGCACACGTTCCACCTGGACGGGACCTCCACCGTCGGGCGGGAGCCGGGTTGCGACGTGCTTCTCAATTCGCCGACCGTTTCCCGGCGCCACGCGCTCGTCGCGCCGAACGGCGACGGGTGGATCGTGAGGGACCTCGGGAGCGGCAACGGGACGTTCCTGGACGCCCGCCGCGTCGACGAGGCCCCTCTTCCGAACGGTGTCGCGATCCGTTTCGGGAGCGTGCCCGCCTGGTTCGAGGAGCAGCCGGAGGCGCCCCTCACCTCCAGCCAGAGGATCCAGCGAACCCTGACGCAGACCCTCTCCATCCAGCCGGCGAAGCGGACCCGGAAGAAGGCCTGCGTCGCGTGCCTCGCGGGGGGCATCGTCCTCCTGCTCGGCGCCTCGATCTGGCACCGCGGGTGCGACTCGAGGGAGAGTGGCGCCTCTCGGCCGGCCGACTCTTCCCGCCCGGCCGCGTCCGCCCCGGCAGGGGGCTGA